The genome window TTATTTCTCCTTCATGTATTTGAGTAAATTCTCTATCCTAAGCTTAGCTTTTTGCACTCCTAAAAATTCTAATACTTCAAATATACTAGGGCTCACCGAGCTGCCCGTAAGTGCAATACGTATAGCTTGAGCTAGATCTTTTAACTTCAAGTTATTTTCTTCTAAGAATTGATTAGTTAATTCTTCAAATTCACAAGCTTTTTTTTGTGTATTTAAAACCATAGCGTATTTTTCCAAATAAGCTAAATTCGTTGTATTAAGAAATTTATCCACAGCCTTTTGATCATATTCTTTTGGGTCATTTAGTAACACTTTAGCACTTTGAATGATATCATGTAGGGTTTTTGCTCTCTCTCTTAATAGATCTAATAAAAACGGTGCTTTATCAAACTGACTCAAATCAAAACCAAGATCTTTTAGCTGCCTATTAATTTCTTCAAATGGTAAAGTTTTAATATAGTGAGCATTGAGCCATTCTAATTTTTTAAAGTTATAGCAAGATGCGCTTTTGTTGATATGATTTGGATCAAAAAGTTCTTGCATAGTTTCTAAAGAAAAAATTTCATCATCTCCATGGCTCCAACCAAGACGCACTAAAAAATTAAGCAAAGCCTGAGGTAAAATTCCCATATTTTTGTATTCCATTACATCGGTCGCACCATGACGCTTAGAAAGTTTTTTACCATCTTCTCCATGGATCATGGCCACATGATAAAATTGAGGAATTTTAAAACCTAATGCTTCATAAAGCACAATTTGCTTTGGTGTATTTGACAAATGATCATCTCCCCTTATAACATCACTCACACCCATTAACGCATCATCAATTACAACAGTTAAATTATAAATTGGACTACCATCACTTCTCGCGATTACAAAATCATCTAAAATATCTTCAGCCTTAAAACTTACCTCGCCTTTAATACCATCTATAAATTTAATTTCTCCACTTTGTGGCGCTTTAATACGCACCACCGGTTCAATGCCACTTGGTGGAGTGCCTTTAAAATCCCTATATCTTCCATCATATCTTGGGCGTTCTTTAGCTGCTTCTTGCTTAGCTCTTAATTCATCAAGCTCTTCTTTACTCATATAACAATAATATGCCTTACCCTCATCTAGTAGTTTTTGAATATATTGTTTATAAATATCAAATCTTTGAGATTGATACTCGATTATCCCATCATGATTTAGCCCACACCACTCAAATGCTTCTATAATTGCTTGTGTTGCTTCTTGTGAATTTCTTTTTAAATCCGTATCTTCAATACGCAATAAAAACTTACCCTTATTCTTTCTTGCATAAAGATAGTTATATAAAGCTGTTCTAAGTCCACCTATATGTAAATATCCTGTTGGAGAAGGAGCAAAACGTGTTGTGATTTCTTGCATGTTTTTACCTTTTTTAAATTTTTATTGTTATAATGCTATATTTACACTTAAATAAAGGTTTTATATGAAAAAATTTTTATTATCTTGCTGTTTTACAGCAAATATCCTATACGCACAAACCCTAGGTGGTGTAGCAATGGTAGTAGAAAATCAACCCATTACTCTATATGATATTAAACAAACAATGAAACAGCTACAAACTAATGATAAGCAAAAAGCTATTGCTTTTTTAGTAGATGATAAAATCCAGCAAAGCGAAGCACAAAAACTAGGGATCAATGTCAGCACTTTTGAGCTCAATGAAAAACTAGCCCAAATTGCTAAAGGCAATAAAACCGATATTAACGGCTTGCAAGCAAAAATAGAAAAAGATGGTCTTAATTTTGATGTTTTTAAAAATCAAGTAAGAAAAGACATTGAAAGAGAAAAGCTATATAGAAGTATCATGCAAAATGCAAAAATCAATATCGATGATGAGGCGATTAAGCATTTTTACGAAAACAACCTTGATAAATTTAGCACTTTTTCCAACATCGACCTAGTAGTTTACAACTCTACCAATCCTGAACTTTTGCAACAACTTGCGCAAAATCCTATGTATAAAAATGCCCAAATCAAATCAAAAGCCATTAGCTTAAACGCAGCTAACATAGATCCAAGATTACTCGCATTATTAAACAACACCAAAATAGGAGAATTTACACCAGTATTAAACGGAGAAAATGCTTATATTGTATACTTTATAAAAGAAAAATATGGAAAAAATCCTATTGATTTTGATTTGATCAAAGATCAAGTAAGCAACGCATATATTCTTAGCCAAAAAGAACAAGCTTTAAAAAATCATCTAGATAAAATAAGAGCAAATGCTCACATAGAAGAATTAAGATAGGTTAAAACCTATCTTAAATTAATGTCTTGAAAGATAATTTGTATCATAATTATTGTTAATAAAATCCGCATTATCCATCATAGCTAAGTGAAAATCTTTTGTTGTTTTAATTCCACCTACGATAAGTTCGTGTAATGCTATTTTCATTTTTGCGATCGCAGTGTTTCTATCTTCGCCCCAAACTACTAGCTTACCAATCATTGAATCATAATAAGGAGGCACACTATAATCTTGATAGCAGTGGCTTTCCATTCTTACATTGCGACCTGCAGGGGCTACGTATTTTGTGATTTTGCCTGGGCATGGTAAAAAGGTTTTAGAATCTTCAGCAGTGATTCTACACTCTATAGAATGACCCTTAAGTTTGATTTCTTCTTGTTTTGGTAAAGGATATCCTTCAGCTACTTTAATCATTAGCTCAATAATATCCACACCACTTACCATTTCACTCACACAATGCTCAACCTGCAAACGTGTATTCATCTCGATAAAATAAAAATCTAAATTTTTATCTACTAAAAATTCAAAAGTTCCCGCACCTTCATAATCAATCGCTTTAGCAGCTTTAACTGCTGTTTCATGAAGTCTTGCTCTTGTTTTTTCATCAAGTAAAATTGCAGGAGATTCTTCTATAAGTTTTTGGTGGCGTCTTTGCATCGAACAATCTCTCTCACCCAAATGAATCACATTACCAAAGCTATCTCCTATGATTTGCACTTCGATATGACGTGGGTTTTGAATATATTTTTCCATATACATAGTGCCATCACCAAAAGCACTCATGGCTTCGCTTTCTGCTGACCAATACGCTTTTTCTAAGTCTTTTTCATCTTCAACTACACGCATACCGCGGCCACCACCACCTGCTGCTGCTTTTAAGATCACAGGATAACCTATCTCTTTAGCAAGTTTTTTTGCTGCTTCT of Campylobacter sp. 2014D-0216 contains these proteins:
- the gltX gene encoding glutamate--tRNA ligase; the encoded protein is MQEITTRFAPSPTGYLHIGGLRTALYNYLYARKNKGKFLLRIEDTDLKRNSQEATQAIIEAFEWCGLNHDGIIEYQSQRFDIYKQYIQKLLDEGKAYYCYMSKEELDELRAKQEAAKERPRYDGRYRDFKGTPPSGIEPVVRIKAPQSGEIKFIDGIKGEVSFKAEDILDDFVIARSDGSPIYNLTVVIDDALMGVSDVIRGDDHLSNTPKQIVLYEALGFKIPQFYHVAMIHGEDGKKLSKRHGATDVMEYKNMGILPQALLNFLVRLGWSHGDDEIFSLETMQELFDPNHINKSASCYNFKKLEWLNAHYIKTLPFEEINRQLKDLGFDLSQFDKAPFLLDLLRERAKTLHDIIQSAKVLLNDPKEYDQKAVDKFLNTTNLAYLEKYAMVLNTQKKACEFEELTNQFLEENNLKLKDLAQAIRIALTGSSVSPSIFEVLEFLGVQKAKLRIENLLKYMKEK
- a CDS encoding peptidyl-prolyl cis-trans isomerase produces the protein MKKFLLSCCFTANILYAQTLGGVAMVVENQPITLYDIKQTMKQLQTNDKQKAIAFLVDDKIQQSEAQKLGINVSTFELNEKLAQIAKGNKTDINGLQAKIEKDGLNFDVFKNQVRKDIEREKLYRSIMQNAKINIDDEAIKHFYENNLDKFSTFSNIDLVVYNSTNPELLQQLAQNPMYKNAQIKSKAISLNAANIDPRLLALLNNTKIGEFTPVLNGENAYIVYFIKEKYGKNPIDFDLIKDQVSNAYILSQKEQALKNHLDKIRANAHIEELR
- a CDS encoding acetyl-CoA carboxylase biotin carboxylase subunit — its product is MEIKKVLIANRGEIALRALRTVKEMGKKAICVYSTADKDALYLKYADASICIGNARSSESYLNIPAIISAAEISEADAIFPGYGFLSENQNFVEICAKHNIKFIGPSVAAMALMSDKSKAKQVMQRAGVPVIPGSDGALGGVEAAKKLAKEIGYPVILKAAAGGGGRGMRVVEDEKDLEKAYWSAESEAMSAFGDGTMYMEKYIQNPRHIEVQIIGDSFGNVIHLGERDCSMQRRHQKLIEESPAILLDEKTRARLHETAVKAAKAIDYEGAGTFEFLVDKNLDFYFIEMNTRLQVEHCVSEMVSGVDIIELMIKVAEGYPLPKQEEIKLKGHSIECRITAEDSKTFLPCPGKITKYVAPAGRNVRMESHCYQDYSVPPYYDSMIGKLVVWGEDRNTAIAKMKIALHELIVGGIKTTKDFHLAMMDNADFINNNYDTNYLSRH